Proteins encoded in a region of the Tubulanus polymorphus chromosome 10, tnTubPoly1.2, whole genome shotgun sequence genome:
- the LOC141911574 gene encoding uncharacterized protein LOC141911574 produces the protein MPRPKRLKLSLADTVELELVQESKVSNLIRELKLLEAKTIEHAVLKYGYQTVMQDLKILHSIQSALPQSVTKSLLENIYDENLVVPIKVLEQFPRECESSHSLNVLGPPSGQCFICNRSLHIHNKPISVKYVTFKIQWKFKIDLRCKSCGINYLFDKYGNMSTGYRFYKKARDAIVASDKIIFDRAVFNMQWAFAQHSWVSFQGFAESWNDAWDLSENDEIDRRTWADCFWWGELESELRDSGDLSFSFCHDSDREGMIKIEEKRQTAHYPHSKIDCNADCKARGCGRLWITDGIWKIQFTHCMFYVEQWCMVIAEINTYRVAV, from the exons ATGCCGCGACCAAAAAGGCTAAAACTGTCTTTAGCAGATACCGTCGAATTGGAACTTGTACAAGAGTCAAAG gtCTCTAATCTCATTAGAGAGTTGAAGTTGTTGGAAGCAAAGACAATAGAGCACGCTGTGTTAAAATATGGCTACCAAACTGTGATGCAGgatttaaagatattgcacAGCATTCAGTCGGCTCTCCCTCAATCAGTCACAAAATCGTTGCTGGAAAACATTTATGATGAGAACCTTGTAGTGCCTATAAAGGTATTAGAGCAATTCCCACGAGAGTGTGAATCATCACATTCCCTAAACGTACTTGGACCACCATCAG GACAATGTTTCATATGTAATAGATCCTTGCATATTCACAACAAGCCGATAAGTGTGAAGTATGTGACCTTCAAAATTCAATGGAAGTTTAAG ATCGATCTACgttgtaaatcatgtggaatcaactatttatttgacaaatATGGTAATATGAGCACTGGCTATAGATTTTATAAAAAAGCAAGAGATGCCATTGTAGCGTCGGATAAGATCATATTCGACAGAGCAGTGTTCAACATGCAGTGGGCATTTGC ACAACATTCTTGGGTTTCATTCCAAGGTTTTGCAGAAAGTTGGAATGATGCATGGGATTTATCAGAGAATGACG aaataGATAGAAGAACATGGGCTGACTGTTTTTGGTGGGGAGAACTAGAATCTGAACTTCGAGACTCTGGCGACTTAAGTTTTAGTTTTTGCCATGATTCTGATCGAGAAGGTATGATCAAGATTGAGGAAAAACGTCAAACAGCCCACTATCCACATTCTAAAATTGATTGTAATGCTGATTGTAAAGCTCGAG GTTGTGGAAGATTATGGATAACTGATGGTATTTGGAAGATCCAATTCACTCATTGCATGTTCTATGTTGAG